TTTCTGTGGTTTGGTAAGAGACGATACAAAACGTGAAGATAAGATCCTTTTTAATAAACATTGTGTGGCGCACCAGTACACGGGATCACAACAATGACACAATGCATAGTTGGAACAGTGAAAGAAACAAAAATAACTGCAAAATTCTTAAAAACAAGCTGTAGAAAGTATAGCCCAGGCAGGAGACGCCTCAGAAAGAAGAATAACGACAAAACAATGCCAGGAGAGATGTACTCTTTGCAGTACTCTGCAGTATCTGGATTTCATGCAAAAGGCACAGATGTTGGTACACAAAGAATAGAAAAGTTAAATCTTTGGCCTACATGTGATGGATGTGACACAAGTGCAATAGGAGAAGCAGTGTTGCATCTTTatgaaataaaaatacaaaatggttttttttaaatgtagcaTTTTTATGATCGCAAGCACGTTTACAACAGTTCCTTTCCCATTGCTTTACATGAAAGTGGTACTGCTGCTAGGCGCTCTCTCGGAGACGGACGACCCTGTGTGACCCTGAGCTCTGATGAAAGGCAGACAAATGCGCCTGCAGCCTCGTCTAGATAATAACTGTAGGAGGTCATTGCGGAACCGCACCCCAACAAAAGCGTAAAGGATGGGGTTCAGGCAGCAGTGTAAGAACCCCAGGCTTTCTGTCACCACCAGCCCTTGCTCCAGCCGGGCAATGGCTTCACAACTTTGGTTCGAGAATACGTCCAACTCCACCATGGTGTCCACGAGTAGGGTGAGATTGTAAGGCAGCCAGCAGAGGCAAAACACAGCAGTGATGAGCAAAGCAAGGCGTATGGCACCCCGTGTCTGCTGACTTCTCTGACCGTGGCGCAGAGTCCCTATGACTCTTGAGTAGCAGTAGCTCATGACTGCCAGAGGTAAGAAAAAGCACAACATGTGAGTTAAGATGCGATTGGTCAAAAACCAGTCGTTTGCATGGGTACCACACTCTTTAAAGAAGCAGAGGAGCTTGGTTGGGTCTGTGGAACGCTGAATCACGGAGAAAAACACAACATGGGGTGCTGATAAGATGAGACAAACCAGCCATATTGATATACAAGTTAGGTGCACTGTTCTGGGATGCCGACCTTGCATGCTAGAGATAGCGTGAACAATGACCAAATACCGGTCAAACCCAATGCAAGCCAACAGGAGGCTCCCATAAAGGAAACTGAGGCGGTTCAACAGGCCCACCACCTTGCAGAGAAACTCCCCAAACACCCATCCAATGGCACTGTGTGCCATTACAAAAGGAAAGGTAAACACGAGTAGAAGGTCAGACAGTGCAATGTGTAGTAGGTAGATCTCAGCGATACGTAGGCGCCGCCTACGACTTAGGAGCACCATCAGCATCAGGCCATTCCCTACCAGGGCTGGCAAAAATACCACACCGAAGACCGAAGTTCGGAACGCTGCATGGAACAGTTGCTGGCTTGTCTCTTCATTACAGATGAAGGCATCATCACCGTCTGACGAATTGTACTCTGAGGAATTCTCGGATCTGCCGGAGAAGAAATCCTTGAAGAAACACAGAAGTTCAACAGTTACAGTACATGATTTTACTGATGATGACAGGCGGCAGTGTACCGCTTATTGCCCTATTGTAAAATACAGCTTCGTGCTGACGCCAAATTCCAACACCATCCTATAGTTAATTTCAATTTGGTAAATAAAGGATCTTTCATCATATCATGTAGTGAATAGAGGAGAAATTGTGCTACCTGAGTCTTTTCTCACATTATGCAAAAACAGGAAACTATAAACCTGCGGTTTCACTTCCCCGCTGCAACTAAGGGCCAACATGTAGGGGACAACAATGCAAAATCATGCATTATTGTGTCTTCTATTAGTGAAATTGACATTTCTGATGAAATTATGATTTTAAATAAACAAAAGGTGTCATCAATTCTGACCACCATAAATCATTTTAAAGTGGTTTAAAATCACCGCTGTTGTGGCCTGTTAAGATGAATGTAAATTCTAGATAAATGAGGACTATTTTGAGTAATCCAGAATGATCTAAACGTGATATTTATTCACATGCCTCCTAGAGACAATAATCTTATTTGTTCACTTGTGACCAAAGACCACTTCTTCACAATCTTTATTTGAAATGACCCAATAAACTCATATACTGGCGCTTATAGGTGAAAGATGTGAAGTAACATCCAACAACACACAAATATACAGTGAACATTAGCtaatctatattatatatatatgtgtgtgtgtgtgtgtgtgtatgtatatatatatatatgtatgtataactatatatgtatatatatatatgtgtgtgtgtatatgtatatatataactatatgtgtatatatatatgcatgtgtatgtatatatatatatatatatgtataactatatatgtatatgcatatgtatgtatgtatatatataaaactatatatataactatatatgtatatatatgtgtgtgtgtgtgtgtgtgtgtgtgtgtgtgtgtgtgtgtataatatatatatatagggcggcatgatggtgcagtggttagtgtggtcgcctcgcctcacagcaagaaggtcctgggttcgagccccggggtagtccaaccttgggggtcgtcccaggtcgtcctctgtgtagagtttgcatgttctccccgtgtctgcgtgggtttcctccaggggcttcagtttcctcccacagtccaaagacatgtaggtcaggtgaatcactgtactaaattgtccctaggtgtgtgtgtgtgtgtgtgtgtgtgtgtgtgatggcctggcggcctgtccagggtgtctccccgcctgctgcacaataactgctgggataggctccagcatccctgtgaccctgacagcaggctaagcggtttgggtaatggatggatggataaatatatatatatatatatatatatatatatataataaataagctaatttagggagttgttctttatctgatgtgagggtctaaggacaggaaggatgttgtgttgctgtaaagccccttgaggcatatttgtaatttgtgatattgggctgtacaaatagaattgacttgacttgacttaatcatCATTATTCAATTTGACGGTATCTTTATGACACAGAGGGTAATGATTGCTACATCTACACCAGCTTTCCTTTACGCTATCATTTCACTAAAGTACAATTAcagttttattttatcattttcaaATCATGGCCATTCAGAGGCAGGTATTGCTCGGAAGCTTGCATTTTATAAGCTTTTCCCATGATATTCCAGATTCAGAGTCCTGTATTATGATCAGAGCATGAGTGAATAAAGTGGTTGATGAAATGTAAGGTTTTGAAGCCTATGGACAGCAAGAATCATGAACAACATGATGGCTGCATTAGAGTGAGTTTACTTCATGTGTAAGAGGTCAGTTGAAAAACAGCCTGAATACTTGTTATTTCAGCTGCCATCTGTTTTGGTGCACAGTGGCGGCCCTGTGACTGCAGCTGATTTACACTCCTAAGTGGTTTATCCTGCAACAATTTGCTAAGACTGCAGTCCCCAGTCATGATGGGGCGGAACAGCTTGAAACTTATTCGAACATGAGGAGCTGCAGCACGTGGGGAGGTGCATACCTTctttttagaaagatcagagctTCCTGGGATCATATTGTAAGTAAGGGACATTTGACCCATCTCTTCAAAAAATCTTGAACTTGAGCAGCGAAGTCAGCCAACATTTGTTAACGCTCATCTTTCAGAAACCCGTTCTAGATTATCTAACAAAGCCTTGGGGAGGGCGCCGTGTCTAAGGAAATGCCAAACTCCCACTCTCCAGCACTGATACACCGTTTTACATTCCCCTCAACAAATACTGGACAAATCTCAAAAGACCTTCAATAACAAATCCTACCTCATAATTGTCCAACGTGAAGGTGTTCTGTGTGGCCCCCATGCTGCTCCTGGCGCCGCAGGGCTCAGTGTAGGCGACGTGCGTGAGGAAAGGAATAAAATCAGTCCAAGCACCTTCTGGGTCTTTCTCATCACCTTTAGTGAGCTCAGACACCACAGCACAGTGGTCCACTCAATCACGTCTCCATCTCTGCCTACCCTCCAACCAGCTTAAGGAATAGCGCCCCCTAGGTGAAAGTCTTGTAAACAGAATATTGAACATAGGTGTATAAACAGCATAATAACCTTGCCTCTACCGTTTCTGCACGTGTGTTTTGCTTATGCCATTTTTGACTCCTACAGCAGCTTAGTAGAATTTGCCTACTTAGCCACAAGGTATGGGTTTCTGAGTGTGCCTCTTCTGCACCAGTTGCGAtgcaaattcaaaaaaaaaaaagtacatgcaGAGATTGACTAGTTTCTTCATAAGGAGCAGTAAACAAAAGAACAGCTTTACATTGTGTTCTCCACAATTCCATCAAACCGCCATCCTTGAAAATATAACTTGGTGCATCCAATCATTCTTTTTACAGGAGCAAGGATGCATTAAAGTTAAAAAGGAGCATAAAAGATATTCACACGTACAAAAACGTGGCTTTTGTCTTGGGTCAGTGGTGGGTACAAAAGAAAAGCCCAAAGTAACTTTTTGGTGTGGATCTTCAGTACAGATAGTGTGTGTGCATCTTTGGTAAATCTGGTATGGTTCCCTGATTGCAGTGCTCCTGCTGAACCCAGGTGCCTGACTTGAGACCTGACAAGCTTCTTTGTCGGGCACCACCTTGCAAGCGCAACTGAAACGTCGCCTTTTATAATCCACCTTCGCCTGCCTATTATAAGACTACACTTGGAAGTAGTAAGGATATTCAGATTTTCTATACATGTGATTTGATGATTGGTACTTGTCATAATGATTCTGCATCAAACTGAAACGCATTCCACCCAGTCGCTGTGTCCTGTCACTAATGGCTTTATTGGATAAATTCAAAATGTTAAAGAAAATGCTTTGTGGTGATGTGAGATCAGAAGTATTGATCTATGAGGTGCCGTGGCGAAAGATCTGATTTGCAGACTACGTGGCATAGgacgtccccccccccatccatccaccccccccctgcAGAAAACGTGACAGGTGATTGACAGATGGCTTTTTCATTTCACACTCATGTTTATGTTACCGGGCGAGACCTCGCACAGAAATCCTTCACTTGTTCGTGGCACATTAAAATGGGTGTTTGACATTTTGTCTCTACTACACACGTGTTAAAGATGTGTTCATACGTTTGATTAGGTGacctgaataataataataataataataataataataataatttgaacTTGTGACGAGCGTGCGGCTATTCATCAGTTTAAAACGAAACCAGCCGACCTGCCGGAAGTGGGCGGGTTTAATATGAGTGGGCGCCATCTTGGATGCTCGGTCTAGTCCGACGAAAGCTTTTCGTAGTCAGCTAAGATCGTAACCTCCTCACAACAAACGTCTCAAAGTGAATCGATTCTTTCAGATACCCGATGTTAGCGTATGTGTGTCTCACCGTCAGCATTTACATTTCGTCCGCTTTTCGCTTGCGCTAGCCACCCGGTTTGTGGTAACCTCTCTGTAAGTTTCCTGGTCAACTACTCCGCTAAtgttagcctagcctagcctagccgccTGACCGCTTAAGCTAACGACGAACGTCGAGTTTTGTTAGCAGCCCACATTGGCTAAGGTTGTCTTTAGCTGAGCTATCAAGTGTTTTGAAGCGACATGCTGACAAAAGGTAACATTTGACAGCCACAAGCAGCGCAGTAGTCGCTTTCTTCACCGAAGTAGCAACATTTTGCTCAGCAATTGGTTTAATGTGGTGTTTATCCGACACCGCCAGTTCGTTATTAAACAACCCCTCGCTAACTTTAGCTTGCTAGGGCTAGTGACGTTTATGGAACcctcgctagctagctagctagctttaacTGCTGGTAGATTAGCTAGGCAGCATTACACAAGTCACTCCTCTTAACTTGGTATAGTTTCATAATTAAGCGTTCCACGTTGCTAAAGCAGTCGACTTTGTGTTTTGAGGTCGCTGGCGACGGCTACTGACGTTAACTTCAACAAGGATCTTCAAACGTTAATCTTTTAAAGCTAGGCGTTCACCGTAAACACGGTCCAATTAGCAAAACAACAGTCTAAATAACCACTTAGAATATCTTAAACAATTCGCAAAGACCGTCCCCTCACATCTGccacttggcacaagttgttgTGAATGTATTGAGGGGTTCTTTTTAACTGTGCTTATGCCTTTTATCATTTTTGGTGTGTTTCAGGGTTGGAGAAGCCAGCGAGAAAGGACGTATAACGGCTCTAGCCAAGTTCAGCTAAACAAGATGGCTAGCTAAATTGTTGGCCCCTACTTGGAAGCTAGCAAAGGGCTCCTGCTGTGTAATTTTCCAGCTAACATTGTCGAAATCACATGTGTGCTATGTTATTGTTGCATTTTGAGGTGTTTTTCAAAAAGTAAATTTACTAAGGAGCCTATTGGGACAGATTCGAAAAAATAATTGCCTTTAGAAAATTATCAAAAGAGGGAAGGGCAGTCCTCAGTTTTACTCCCAGTGGACTGGACTCATTTATCTCGACACCGATAAAGTTTCATCATTGGAACTGAAAACTTAACTATAAAGCAAACATGAGCACCGCCAGAACAGAGAACCCAGTAATTTTGGGTTTGTCCAACCAGAATGGACAGCTTAGGGGCTCTGTGAAGCCTGCTGGAGGaccaggtggaggtggaggaggcccacaacagcagcaactaagCCAGATTAAAGGCCCCAGCACAATCAATAATGGTAGCTCTCAGTCATCCCCTGCAGCCAACACTGTCATCAAGTAAGTTCTTCATTTTGACAGTGTTTAAGTAATATGAAGTCCTGATAGTGTCACCATTAATTTTGTATCATTTTTTAAGTACTTCTAAAAAACTGTTGCTCTTGCTAAAAGGGTTTGGACCTCAACTCTATTCACAAGCATTCTTTCATTTTAATGCTTGATACCATTAACGGATGGTTTGATGTTGGATCAGTTTTATCCTTGGGTTTGTTTACAATGATTTTGTACTCCATAGGCCAGGCGATGACTGGAAGAAAAATCTGAAACTACCCCCAAAGGACATGCGGATGAAAACTTCTGTGGGTATCTAATGCATTATAAAAAGATATATTTATATTAGTAGTATATTGCTTTAATAGTGAAacatacttgggggggggggggtattgactTGCTTTCATGGTGCGTAGTTGGGAGGTAACGTTCTGAAAATTAATCATTACTtgaatatacaccgatcagccaaaacattaaaaccactgaaagGGGAGGTAGCAAAGgttagcctgtctggtctgattcCACTGAAGagatactgtagctcaaattgctgaaaaagttaatgctggctatgatggacaggtgtcagaacacagacaTCATAGCTTGCTGCGTAGCGACCGATggctcagagtgcccatgatgacccctgttcatTGCCCATGCAGTGGGCAtgcgagtgtcagaactggaccatggagtaatggaagacggtggcctggtctgatgtatCACATTTTCTTtgaaattatgtgtgtgtgtgtgtgtgtgtgtgtgtgtgtgtgtgtgtgtgtgtgtgtgtgtgtgtgtgtgtgtgtgtgtgtgtgtgtgtgtggtttacctggggaagagatggcaccaggatgcgctatgggaagaaggctagccggtggaggcagtgtgatgctctgggcaatgttctgggaaaccttgggtcctggcattcatgtggatgttactttgacacataccacctacccaaacattgttgcagaccaagtacaccccttcatagcaacagtattccctgatggcagtgtctTCTTTCAGCCGGatgatgtgccctgccacactgcaaaagttgttcaggaatggtttaaggaacatgacaaagagttcaaggtgttgccttggcctccaaattccccagctcTCAATCTGATCAGTACATAAGATAAAGTCTGATCCGTGGAGGCCCCACTTTGCAATTTACTGAACATAtatgctgctaacatcttggcgcCAGATACTAAGAGGACACctccagaggtcttgtggagtccattccTCGATGGGTCAGGACTGTTTTGGTGGGAGTGGAACGTTcaaaatattaggcaggtggttttaatattttggctgatcagtgtgtaACATTCCCCTCTTCAAGTAAAACCGATGAAAATTGTTTATTGTATGTGTAGTTCTAGCAAGTAATCTAATTGCTCAAGAGGTCTCTCCATAAAGAATTAAGGATTGTGCTTCCCAATACATGGAATCGATCATCTCTGCCAGGCGACcgcctgaagggggggggggatgcatgcATGTGTACAGCTAATCTAGCATACTACTGGACCCATCAACCTAAAAAAATTTTGTGGAGTTATGATTATGATCAAGAACCACTTgtagttgcagtgattcaaaaacctttgaaaaacctttgTTCTTGCTTATGGTGCTCCCTCTTTTCATTCACTCTAGTTAGCTCGACCAGTGTTGCTCTGTCGCTGgttgatctgagtcaaccgtagatctAAGTCACCCACGTGCATGGTTGACTTAGATCGAGCAGTGACAGTGTATGAGTCTTGAACGTAAAGGAGAAGTTGGATCATATtctgcaagtcagcaaatcattcactgttgATGTCAGCGCAGAAGAACtgaaggaacactggatgaaccaaaactaACCTCTCTctttatattcatatatataataaagctgggtaaactgtttCACGACTCAAATCTACTGTTAacttagattgggcagcgacatgatctaAAGTTGTTAAAGGAATTTTGATAACcaaaaaaatgtgaaagttatagaagaacaacttcctctaggctagttgaaacaggaagtgttgcatattcttgtcgctgcctgatctgagtcaacagtAGATGTGAATCGAGCGAGTGTAAATGGTTTactcagctttattatattatgaaaataatataataaagctgtaggatgactttggagaccaagaagaggaagcgagtgaagacacagccgaagatcaaatggtggaagttgaagaaggaagacttgtgtggagttcaggcaggagttaagacaggcactgggtggtattgaagagttgccagatggctggacaaccactgcagaaatagtgagggagacagctaggaaggtacttggtgtgtcatcaggacagaggaaggaagacaaggagacttggtggtggaatgaggaagtacagcaaattatacagagaaagaggttggcaaagaagaagtgggatagtcagagagatgaagaaagtagacaggagtacaaggagatgcagtgtaaagcaaagagagaggtggcaaagtaaaaggcgtatggtgagttgtatgacaggttagacactaagaaaggagaaaaggacttgtaccgattggctagacagagggaccgagctgtgaaggatgtgcagcaagttagggcgatcaaggatagagatggaaatgtgctgacaagtgaggagagtgtgctgagaaggtggaaggagtactttgaggggctgatgaatgaagaaaatgagagcgagagaaggttggatgatgtggggatagtgaatcaggaagttcagtggattagcaaggaggacgtgagggcagctatgaagaggatgaagagtggaatggcagttggtcctgatgacatacctgtggaggcatggagatgtttaggagagatggcagtggggtttttaactagattgtttaacacaatcctggaaagtgagaggatgctgaggagtggagaagaagcatactggtaccgattttcaagaacaagggcgatgtgcagaactgtagcagctacagaggtataaagttgatcagccacagcatgaagatatgggaaagagtaatagaagctaggttaagaggaggagaggtgacgattagcgagcagcagtatggtttcatgccatgaaagagcaccacagatgtgatgtttgctttgagaatgttgatggagaagtatagagaaggccagaaagagttacattgtgtctttgtagatttagagaaagcatacgacagggtgccgagagaggaggtgtggtattgtttgaggaagtcgggagttgcagagatgtatgtaggagtggtgcaggatatatatgagggcagtgtgacagtggtgaggtgtgtggttggaatgacagatgggttcaaggtggaggtgggattacatcaaggatcggctctgagccctttcttgtttgcaatggtgatggacaggttgacggacaagatcaggctggagtctccgtggacgatgatgtttgcggatgacattgtgatctgtagcgagagtagggtgcaggttgaggagagcctggagaggtggaggtgtgcactggagagaagaggaatgaaagtcagtaggagcaagacggaatatctatgcgtgaatgagagggaggacagtggaatggtcaggatgcaaggagtggaggtgacgaaggcgtatgagtttaaatacttggggtcaactgtccaaagtaacggggagtgcagaagagaggtgaagaagagagtgcaggcagggtggagtgggtggagaagagtgtcaggagtgctttgcgacagaagggtaccagcaagagttaaagggaaggtttacaagatggttgtgagaccagctatgttacatggtttggagacagtggcaccgatgaaaagacaggaggtggagctggaggtggcagagatgaagataagattttaattgggagtgatgaagaaggacaggattaggaacgagtatattagagggacagctcaggttggacggcttggagacaaagaaagagagacaagatggagatggtttggacatgtgtggaggagagatgctgggtatactgggagaaggatgctgaatatggagctgccagggaagaggagaagaggaaggccaaagaggaggtttatggatgtggtgagggaggacatgcaggtggctggtgtgacagaggaagatgcagaggacaggaagagatggaaacagatgatccactgtggcgacccctaacgggagcagccaaaagtagtagtagtattagtagtattatattatgaaaataaagacagggtttaGGGTCAGATCAAAATGGTCAAATAGCAAAACCTTTATTTTTGGaatgtgcaagttcatattagacttggtcacattcgtgggagggtctgcctaggagtctgtgcatccacagaccAACAGGCAAAAGggctttattaggtagattttttaaaaaaatttttagcttgagcactgcatattaaattcttttttttccatatttctcgTTCAATCCGCTTGGGCGCTTTATaaaagtcttacaatggcaggaaaaacatcgtgtgtgtgtgtgtgtgtgtgtgtgtgtgtgtgtgtgtgtgtgtgtgtgtgtgtgtgtgtgtgtgtgtgtgtgtgtgagagagagagagagaatctgtcTGTTGCgaatcttgcatactactgggcctgtcagcctaatatatTTTTTTGCACAGTTGTGATTGTATATGATCAAGGACCTTGtggctgcggtgattcaaaacctttggatAAACCTGTTTTGTACCACAATTGAGTGCGAACTCCTCAGCTTGTTTTTTTTGCCCAAGTctaagcaccggagaaggggcgaTACACAGGCACTGCCTCCATATTTTCCCCTCTCCCAATaggtggggagaaaaggggtggtttgttgccaagtccaaGCGCCAGAGAAGAGGTGATACCCCTGGCAAGAGATATGCACTCTACTAGAGTGCCCTCTTCTCGTTTATTTCAGTACTGTACAAGTGTGATACAGAGCTTGTTTATTTTACTCTCCTTTTACATGTCATTGTCAGTTTGGGGTGGGAGGGTGGATAAAACATTCTAGTACACTAAGACTGGGTTGCACCAGCAAAGATTAATTTAATCTAAGATTAGTTCTAATCAGATTTTAGCAAAACTATGTTTAAAATGAGTAAATCCAAATTAAAAATTAAGCATAGCTCTGCTGCACAACTAAAAACTAATCTCCATTTAGTAAATCCAAGGTAAATCAATGTAAACCCACATTAAATGGTTAAATCAATATGGAGATGCTTGCTTACCTAAACAAAATGGTATATTGTTTGCTAGCTAACTAAATTGATATAGCAGTAAGCCTTCCACTGTCTGCTGAACTGTTAGCAGCAGTGTCTTGGCCTATAGCAAGTCTGAAGAAACCAGCACATCCGGTTCACTGCAATGGGGGAAACGGCTGCTGGATTCTGCAGGCGAGCTGGATTTCCAGGAGTGCTGCGTGCAATTGATTGTACTCGCATCCCAATTCAGAACCCTGGTGGGGTGAATGGGAGCTCTTATTTAGCGAGCGAACAATGTAACGTTTTGTACAGAGCTGCCGAAAATGAATGGTTTTCTCCCCTCTTTTATAGTTACCAGATCTTGACAGCACTCAAATTTATTTTAGTCTTATTTGTTTTAATGTGGGTAAGCAAACATCTTCATATTGATTACTCTTAATTTCAGTTTACATCAATAAACTTGGATTTATTAAACAGATTAGTGTTTAATAGTGCTGTAgaaattaacatgttaatttttgcgattaatttgaaatatttaacttgttaaaaaaaaaacacagctgcGTTTTGGTTACTTCCCGTGCTGGCTGTGCAAGGCTGTTTCACAGGCATAT
This DNA window, taken from Lampris incognitus isolate fLamInc1 chromosome 7, fLamInc1.hap2, whole genome shotgun sequence, encodes the following:
- the LOC130115822 gene encoding C-X-C chemokine receptor type 5 gives rise to the protein MGATQNTFTLDNYEDFFSGRSENSSEYNSSDGDDAFICNEETSQQLFHAAFRTSVFGVVFLPALVGNGLMLMVLLSRRRRLRIAEIYLLHIALSDLLLVFTFPFVMAHSAIGWVFGEFLCKVVGLLNRLSFLYGSLLLACIGFDRYLVIVHAISSMQGRHPRTVHLTCISIWLVCLILSAPHVVFFSVIQRSTDPTKLLCFFKECGTHANDWFLTNRILTHMLCFFLPLAVMSYCYSRVIGTLRHGQRSQQTRGAIRLALLITAVFCLCWLPYNLTLLVDTMVELDVFSNQSCEAIARLEQGLVVTESLGFLHCCLNPILYAFVGVRFRNDLLQLLSRRGCRRICLPFIRAQGHTGSSVSERAPSSSTTFM